In the genome of Microbacterium paraoxydans, the window GGAGCGGCTGGTGGGACGCGGAGGCCGTCGGGGTGCAGCACGAGATCCTCGGCGCGCCCATCGCGGTCATCGGCGCCTCCCGGACCGGGCGGGCGTACCTCGAGCTCCTCCGGGCGCTCGGCGCACAGCCGCTGCTCGTCGACCCGACCCTGGAGGCCGCGGAGGCGGCGTCCCTCGGGGCGGAGCTCGTGACGCTCGACGAGGCGCTCCGTCGCGCGCAGATCGTCGCGGTGCATGCCCCGACCCTGCCCGAGACGCATCACCTGATCGGTGCACGCGAACTCGCCCTGATGCCGGACGGCGCGGGCCTGGTGAACACGGCGCGCTCCTGGCTCGTCGACGAGGCCGCCCTGCTCGCCGAGCTCCGGCGCGGCCGGTTGAGCGCCGCGATCGACGTGTTCGACGAGGAGCCCCTCCCCGCGGAGAGTCCCTTCCGCTCGGCACCGCGCGTGCTGCTCACTCCGCACCGCGCGGCCGGGACCAGGGAGGGCCGACTGCGGCAGGGGCGGATCGTCGCCGACGAGCTCGACGCCTTCGCTGCGGGGCGGCCGCTCGCACACGCCGTCGACCGCGCCCAGCTCTCCTCGATGGCATGAGCGCCGTAGTCGTGCGGTCGGCG includes:
- a CDS encoding hydroxyacid dehydrogenase translates to MTAGTGAPSVVAVVSAELFAEFFSPEDAARLEAVAARLGGTFVRVDRLADAVLDEARVVVTSWGVGPFDHAVLATLPKLELVAHTGATIKPFATDELFDRGVRVTQAGAGMARSVAEVSLTFTLALLHRVPEMHDALRAGSGWWDAEAVGVQHEILGAPIAVIGASRTGRAYLELLRALGAQPLLVDPTLEAAEAASLGAELVTLDEALRRAQIVAVHAPTLPETHHLIGARELALMPDGAGLVNTARSWLVDEAALLAELRRGRLSAAIDVFDEEPLPAESPFRSAPRVLLTPHRAAGTREGRLRQGRIVADELDAFAAGRPLAHAVDRAQLSSMA